From the genome of Methanobrevibacter sp. TMH8, one region includes:
- a CDS encoding O-acetylhomoserine aminocarboxypropyltransferase/cysteine synthase family protein, with protein sequence MSKDNSNKKKYGDKTLEVHAGHEDLGSSKSRAVPIYQTTAYVFDDVDDARERFALEKFDNIYIRLNNPTTAVFEERVAALERGAAGLAQSSGAAAITLSILNISLLGDNIVSADNLYGGTFNAFNYTLPKLGRTVKFVKYDDLSSYEEAIDEKTKGIFIESIGNPRLDVPDFEAIAEIAHRNNIPLIVDNTTGIGLVKPIEHGADIVVHSATKYIGGHGNSLGGVIVDSGKFDWTNGKFPEFSEPEPSYHGLIFSEAFGEIAFAVKARTQLLRDIGTTISPFNSFQLIQGLETLSLRMKQHSENSLEVAKFLDSHPDVAWVIYPGLENDPSHELATKYLKNGYGGLVAFGIKGGLEEGKKFIKNLELLSHVANIGDARSLVTHPASTTHSQLSKKELEEVGISQDFIRLSIGLENAEDIIDDIDQALKKAVE encoded by the coding sequence ATGTCTAAAGATAATTCAAACAAAAAAAAATATGGAGATAAAACATTAGAAGTTCATGCAGGACATGAAGATCTTGGAAGTTCAAAATCTAGGGCTGTACCTATTTATCAAACAACTGCTTATGTTTTTGATGATGTAGATGATGCTAGAGAGAGATTTGCCCTTGAAAAATTTGATAATATTTATATAAGATTGAACAATCCTACTACTGCAGTATTTGAAGAAAGAGTAGCTGCACTTGAAAGGGGAGCAGCAGGACTTGCTCAATCTTCTGGAGCTGCTGCAATTACATTATCAATCTTAAATATAAGTCTCTTAGGAGATAATATAGTTTCAGCTGATAATTTATATGGTGGAACTTTCAATGCTTTTAATTATACACTTCCTAAGTTAGGTAGAACTGTTAAATTTGTTAAATATGATGATTTATCATCTTATGAAGAAGCTATTGATGAAAAAACAAAGGGAATTTTTATTGAATCAATAGGAAATCCTAGATTAGATGTTCCTGATTTTGAAGCTATAGCTGAAATTGCACATAGAAACAATATACCATTAATTGTTGATAATACTACTGGTATAGGATTAGTTAAACCAATAGAACATGGTGCAGATATAGTTGTTCACTCAGCTACTAAATATATTGGAGGTCATGGAAATAGTCTTGGAGGAGTTATTGTTGATTCTGGTAAATTTGATTGGACTAATGGAAAATTTCCAGAATTTAGTGAACCTGAACCAAGTTATCATGGTTTAATATTTAGTGAAGCTTTTGGAGAGATTGCTTTTGCAGTTAAAGCTAGAACTCAATTACTTCGAGATATTGGAACCACTATTAGCCCATTCAACTCATTTCAATTAATTCAAGGTCTTGAAACTTTATCTTTACGAATGAAACAACATAGTGAAAATTCTCTTGAAGTTGCAAAATTCCTTGATTCTCACCCAGATGTAGCTTGGGTTATTTATCCTGGACTTGAAAATGATCCTTCTCATGAATTAGCTACTAAATATCTTAAAAATGGTTATGGTGGATTAGTAGCTTTTGGAATAAAAGGAGGTCTTGAAGAAGGTAAAAAATTCATTAAAAATCTTGAACTTTTATCTCATGTAGCTAATATTGGAGATGCTAGATCTTTAGTTACTCATCCTGCTTCAACTACTCATTCTCAACTTTCCAAAAAAGAATTAGAAGAAGTTGGAATCTCTCAAGACTTCATAAGACTTTCAATTGGTCTTGAAAATGCTGAAGACATTATTGATGATATAGATCAGGCATTAAAAAAAGCAGTTGAATAA